From the Acidovorax carolinensis genome, one window contains:
- the phnD gene encoding phosphonate ABC transporter substrate-binding protein, whose product MIKKLCAALALGLGMTGAMAQDINFGIISTEATQNLKADWQPLLDDMARQTGFKIKAFFAPDYAGIIEGMRFNKVQVAWLGNKSAMEAVDRANGEVFAQMVNADGTQGYYSHLIVHKDSPLTSLDDVLKNGKSLSFGNGDPNSTSGFLVPGYYAFAQNKIDAKTHFKIVRSANHETNALAVANKQVDVATNNSENLEKIKERQPEKFKDIKIVWTSPLIALDPVVLHKEMPEATKTKIKNFFYNYAKTDAREKEIVMKLSKLSGFKPSTNAQLTPIRQLDLFGKRNKIESDATLADADKKTRLAEIDQQLASLK is encoded by the coding sequence ATGATCAAGAAACTGTGTGCAGCCCTGGCCTTGGGCCTCGGCATGACGGGCGCCATGGCCCAGGACATCAACTTTGGCATCATCTCGACCGAAGCCACGCAGAACCTCAAGGCCGACTGGCAGCCGCTGCTGGACGACATGGCCAGGCAGACGGGCTTCAAGATCAAGGCGTTCTTCGCCCCGGACTACGCCGGCATCATCGAAGGCATGCGCTTTAACAAGGTGCAGGTGGCCTGGCTGGGCAACAAGTCGGCCATGGAAGCGGTAGACCGCGCCAACGGTGAAGTGTTTGCCCAGATGGTGAATGCCGATGGCACGCAGGGCTACTACTCGCACCTGATCGTGCACAAGGACAGCCCCCTGACCAGCCTGGACGACGTGCTCAAGAACGGCAAGTCGCTGAGCTTTGGCAATGGCGACCCCAATTCCACCTCGGGTTTTCTGGTGCCGGGCTACTACGCCTTTGCGCAGAACAAGATCGATGCCAAGACACATTTCAAGATTGTGCGCAGCGCCAACCACGAGACCAACGCCCTGGCCGTGGCCAACAAGCAGGTGGATGTGGCCACCAACAACAGCGAAAACCTCGAGAAGATCAAGGAACGCCAGCCCGAGAAGTTCAAGGACATCAAGATCGTCTGGACATCGCCCCTGATCGCGCTGGACCCCGTGGTTCTGCACAAGGAAATGCCCGAGGCGACCAAGACGAAGATCAAGAATTTCTTCTACAACTACGCCAAGACCGATGCACGCGAGAAGGAGATCGTGATGAAGCTCTCCAAGCTCTCGGGCTTCAAGCCATCGACCAATGCTCAGCTCACCCCCATCCGGCAGCTCGACCTGTTCGGCAAGCGCAACAAGATCGAATCCGACGCCACGCTGGCTGACGCCGACAAGAAGACCCGCCTGGCCGAAATTGACCAGCAACTGGCGTCCCTGAAGTAA
- the phnE gene encoding phosphonate ABC transporter, permease protein PhnE — protein sequence MSSALNPSLATLASTTAPKRSLGWYLSWGILLVLLAASWNGADMRPLDLLSDSGNMARYAAEFFPPNFGQWQLYLQEMLVTLQIALWGTALAVLTAVPLALLASSNIVPWWVYQPVRRVLDAFRAINEMVFAMLFVVAVGLGPFAGVLALWIHTSGTLAKLFSEAVEAIDPQPVEGIRSTGASALHEIIYGVIPQVMPLWISFTLYRFEANVRSASVVGMVGAGGIGVVLWEIIRGFQYAETCAVMLIIVVTVSAIDLVSARIRKALV from the coding sequence ATGTCTTCTGCTCTGAATCCTTCGCTGGCCACCCTGGCCAGCACCACGGCGCCCAAGCGCAGCCTGGGCTGGTACCTGTCGTGGGGCATCCTGCTGGTGCTGTTGGCGGCGTCCTGGAATGGCGCCGACATGCGCCCGCTGGATCTGCTGAGCGACTCGGGCAACATGGCCCGCTACGCGGCGGAGTTTTTTCCGCCCAATTTTGGGCAGTGGCAGCTCTATTTGCAGGAGATGCTCGTCACGCTGCAGATCGCGCTGTGGGGCACGGCCTTGGCCGTGCTGACGGCCGTGCCGCTGGCCTTGCTGGCCTCCTCGAACATCGTGCCCTGGTGGGTGTACCAGCCGGTGCGTCGCGTGCTCGATGCGTTTCGTGCCATCAACGAAATGGTGTTCGCCATGCTGTTCGTGGTGGCCGTGGGTCTGGGGCCGTTTGCGGGCGTGCTGGCGCTGTGGATCCATACCTCGGGCACGTTGGCCAAACTGTTTTCCGAGGCGGTCGAAGCCATCGACCCTCAGCCCGTCGAAGGCATACGCTCCACCGGTGCCAGTGCCCTGCATGAAATCATCTACGGTGTGATCCCGCAGGTGATGCCGCTATGGATCTCCTTCACGCTGTACCGCTTCGAGGCCAATGTGCGCTCGGCCTCGGTGGTGGGCATGGTGGGCGCGGGCGGCATCGGTGTGGTGCTGTGGGAGATCATTCGTGGCTTCCAGTATGCCGAGACCTGCGCGGTGATGCTCATCATTGTGGTTACCGTGAGTGCCATCGATCTGGTATCGGCGCGCATACGCAAGGCCCTGGTCTGA
- a CDS encoding phosphonate degradation HD-domain oxygenase, protein MALTLIDISHLLVTRGNAQYGGEAVSELEHALQCAHLAELAGETPELVTAALLHDIGHLLSPQDGGAERAGRDGLHQYVALPFLRALLPPAVLEPVRLHVDAKRYLCTAERGYQDALSPASQHSLELQGGAYSVEEAVQFVSRPFAHEAIRLRRYDDAAKVAGRSTPAFEHFMHTLATVTARHALASQMPVALPA, encoded by the coding sequence ATGGCCTTGACCCTGATCGACATTTCACACTTGCTGGTGACGCGCGGCAATGCGCAGTATGGCGGCGAAGCCGTCAGCGAGTTGGAGCATGCATTGCAGTGTGCCCATCTGGCCGAGCTGGCCGGCGAGACGCCAGAGTTGGTGACTGCTGCGCTGCTGCACGACATCGGGCACCTGCTGTCTCCGCAGGACGGGGGTGCTGAGCGCGCCGGCCGCGATGGTCTGCACCAGTATGTGGCGCTGCCGTTTTTGCGGGCCCTGCTGCCGCCGGCAGTTCTGGAGCCCGTGAGGCTGCATGTCGATGCCAAACGCTACCTGTGCACCGCGGAACGCGGTTACCAGGATGCCCTCTCACCGGCGTCCCAACACAGCCTGGAATTGCAGGGGGGCGCGTACTCGGTTGAAGAGGCCGTGCAGTTCGTATCTCGGCCCTTTGCCCACGAGGCCATCCGGCTACGCCGTTACGATGATGCGGCGAAGGTGGCCGGTCGCTCGACACCCGCGTTCGAGCATTTCATGCATACGCTGGCAACGGTCACCGCGCGCCATGCGCTGGCCAGTCAGATGCCCGTCGCCTTGCCGGCCTGA
- a CDS encoding class I SAM-dependent methyltransferase, whose translation MKNLLHILEGRLEALPVRMAVQLPAGQRLGARNAAVTLRFRDRMALLALASGEIGNVGAAIVEGKVALEGSMRELMAAAAGLLTGNPAQEPSHMWWRRVLARARSMAVHTLQNDARHVQFHYDLSDDFYALWLDPRRVYSCAYFCDPGMTLARAQEAKLDLICRKLRLQPGERFLDIGAGWGALLLWAAEHYGVDATGITLSRNQHAHVQQRIAERGLTELVRIELRDYRELQVQEPFDKVASVGMFEHVGRAKMNAYFATVRNLLRRGGLLLNHGITAGGVDNAQLGAGMGDFIEQYIFPGGELLHASAVLHDMAQAGLEMVDTENLRPHYARTLWAWSDALEAVLEPARQVLLAQVGPERADKALRAYRLYLAGSALGFERGWMALHQILAVRPDGNMGSGTMTGAQSVYPFTRDYMYTTKDRTPCSTNSSPDPRPI comes from the coding sequence ATGAAGAACTTGCTGCACATCCTGGAGGGGCGGCTGGAGGCGCTGCCGGTCCGCATGGCAGTTCAGTTGCCTGCGGGGCAGCGGCTGGGCGCGCGCAACGCGGCGGTCACGCTGCGGTTTAGGGATCGCATGGCGCTGTTGGCCCTGGCTTCGGGTGAAATCGGCAACGTCGGCGCGGCGATCGTTGAGGGCAAGGTGGCACTGGAAGGCAGCATGCGCGAGCTGATGGCTGCTGCCGCCGGACTGCTGACCGGGAACCCCGCGCAGGAGCCAAGCCATATGTGGTGGCGCCGCGTGCTCGCGCGCGCCAGATCGATGGCGGTTCACACGCTCCAGAACGATGCGCGCCATGTGCAGTTCCACTACGACCTGTCGGACGATTTTTACGCGCTGTGGCTGGACCCGCGCAGGGTGTATTCATGTGCCTATTTTTGCGACCCCGGAATGACGCTGGCCCGCGCCCAGGAGGCCAAGCTGGATCTGATCTGCCGCAAGCTGCGGTTGCAGCCGGGTGAGCGTTTTCTGGATATCGGTGCCGGCTGGGGCGCCCTGCTGCTGTGGGCGGCAGAGCACTACGGCGTGGACGCGACGGGCATTACGCTGTCGCGTAACCAGCACGCGCATGTCCAGCAACGCATTGCGGAGCGCGGTTTGACGGAACTGGTGCGCATCGAACTGCGCGACTACCGCGAACTGCAGGTCCAGGAGCCCTTCGACAAGGTGGCATCTGTCGGTATGTTTGAACATGTCGGGCGGGCGAAGATGAACGCCTACTTTGCCACTGTGCGCAACCTGCTGCGCCGCGGGGGGCTGCTGCTCAACCATGGCATCACGGCCGGTGGCGTGGACAACGCGCAACTGGGCGCCGGCATGGGCGATTTCATCGAGCAGTACATCTTCCCGGGCGGCGAATTGCTGCACGCCAGTGCCGTCCTGCACGACATGGCGCAGGCTGGGCTGGAGATGGTGGACACCGAAAACCTGCGCCCCCATTACGCCCGCACGCTGTGGGCCTGGTCGGATGCGCTGGAAGCCGTGCTGGAGCCGGCCCGCCAGGTGCTGCTGGCGCAGGTTGGGCCGGAGCGCGCGGACAAGGCGCTGCGGGCCTATCGCCTGTATCTGGCAGGCAGCGCCCTGGGCTTTGAGCGCGGCTGGATGGCCTTGCACCAGATACTGGCAGTGCGACCCGATGGCAACATGGGCTCGGGCACGATGACCGGCGCACAATCGGTCTATCCGTTCACGCGCGACTACATGTACACCACCAAGGACCGCACGCCATGCTCTACAAATTCAAGTCCCGATCCGCGCCCGATCTGA
- a CDS encoding DUF1840 domain-containing protein: MLYKFKSRSAPDLIMLEPHGRQILQIVGKTPGPSGIITAAQIPGAMAALEAAVAADEALAADAQDDADEDGAERPDTVRLRQRAAPFLEMLRRSVAEGHDVVWGA, translated from the coding sequence ATGCTCTACAAATTCAAGTCCCGATCCGCGCCCGATCTGATCATGCTCGAACCCCACGGGCGCCAGATCCTTCAGATCGTCGGCAAGACGCCCGGCCCCAGCGGCATCATCACGGCAGCGCAGATCCCCGGTGCCATGGCCGCGCTGGAGGCGGCCGTTGCTGCCGACGAGGCGCTTGCCGCCGATGCGCAGGATGATGCGGACGAGGATGGCGCGGAGCGCCCGGACACAGTGCGCCTTCGTCAGCGAGCGGCGCCGTTTCTCGAAATGCTGCGTCGCTCGGTCGCCGAGGGGCACGACGTGGTGTGGGGCGCCTGA
- a CDS encoding tripartite tricarboxylate transporter substrate-binding protein, producing MKKILKLALVATAAIAALGAQAQDYPAKDKTVTLVVPFTAGGPTDRVARDLAEALRKPLGANVVVDNTAGAGSSIGAARVARATPDGYTLLLNHIGMSTMPALYRKLSFSVPNDFEYLGMVNDVPMTLIARPNIPANNMKELTAWIGQNKGKINLGNAGLGAASHLCGLMFQNAMQVEMTTVPYKGTAPAITDLIGGQIDLLCDQTTNTTSQIEGKKVKAFAVTTSKRLTTPALKDLPTLAESGLKNFEVTIWHGLYAPKGTPADVTKKINDALKVGLKDPDFIKKQEALGAVVVTDKRVEPAEHKKFVQAEIDKWGAVIKAAGTYAD from the coding sequence GTGAAAAAGATACTGAAACTCGCACTGGTCGCCACCGCAGCCATCGCAGCACTGGGCGCACAAGCCCAGGACTATCCCGCCAAGGACAAGACCGTCACCCTGGTCGTTCCCTTCACCGCAGGCGGCCCTACTGACCGCGTCGCGCGCGACCTCGCGGAAGCCTTGCGCAAGCCACTGGGCGCCAACGTGGTCGTGGACAACACGGCCGGTGCCGGCAGCTCGATCGGCGCGGCCCGTGTGGCCCGCGCCACCCCTGATGGCTACACACTGCTGCTCAACCACATCGGCATGTCCACCATGCCCGCGCTGTACCGCAAGCTGTCCTTCAGCGTGCCGAATGATTTTGAGTACCTGGGCATGGTCAACGATGTGCCCATGACCCTGATTGCTCGCCCCAACATCCCGGCGAACAACATGAAGGAGCTCACCGCCTGGATCGGCCAGAACAAGGGCAAGATCAATCTGGGCAACGCGGGCCTGGGCGCTGCGTCCCACCTGTGTGGCCTGATGTTCCAGAACGCCATGCAGGTCGAAATGACCACGGTTCCCTACAAGGGCACGGCGCCCGCCATCACCGACCTGATCGGTGGCCAGATCGACCTGCTGTGCGACCAGACCACCAACACCACGTCGCAGATCGAAGGCAAGAAGGTCAAGGCCTTTGCCGTGACGACCTCCAAACGCCTGACCACCCCGGCGCTGAAGGACCTGCCCACCCTGGCCGAGTCGGGTTTGAAAAACTTTGAAGTGACCATCTGGCACGGCCTGTATGCACCCAAGGGAACGCCCGCCGACGTCACCAAGAAAATCAACGATGCCCTGAAAGTAGGCCTGAAAGACCCCGACTTCATCAAGAAGCAGGAAGCCCTGGGCGCCGTGGTGGTGACCGACAAGCGCGTCGAGCCCGCCGAGCACAAGAAATTCGTGCAGGCTGAAATCGACAAGTGGGGCGCCGTCATCAAGGCCGCCGGCACCTACGCCGACTGA
- a CDS encoding phenylacetate--CoA ligase family protein, with translation MSKFYDALETRDPAEREAALLAALSTQVAHARTHSAAYAAILADVDPAGITSRAALARLPVTRKHELQERQQAGRGNDVFGGFATIGFGAAMPRVFSSPGPIYEPESTRRDYWRMARALYAAGFRAGELAHNSFSYHFVPAGSMMENGAHALGCTVFPGGTGQTEQQVQAMAELRPAGYIGTPSFLKLILEKAAELQQPLPSVTKALLSAEAFPPSLRDWFAERGIAGYQCYGTADLGLIAYETEAREGLVLDEDVIVEIVRPGTGDPVPEGEVGELVVTTLNPDYPLIRFGTGDLSAVLPGQCPSGRTNTRIKGWMGRADQTTKVRGMFVHPAQIAAITRRFPQVLRARLVVSGEMASDQMVLQVETHETAEGFARQLAEVVREVTKLRSEVQMVAPGTLPNDGRVIEDARSYR, from the coding sequence ATGAGCAAGTTCTACGACGCCCTGGAAACCCGCGACCCCGCTGAGCGCGAGGCCGCACTGCTCGCCGCACTGTCCACCCAGGTGGCGCATGCGCGCACGCACTCTGCCGCATATGCGGCCATCCTGGCCGATGTGGACCCGGCCGGCATCACCAGCCGTGCCGCACTGGCACGCCTGCCCGTCACGCGCAAGCATGAGCTGCAGGAACGCCAGCAGGCAGGGCGGGGCAACGACGTCTTTGGCGGCTTTGCCACCATCGGCTTCGGTGCGGCCATGCCGCGCGTGTTCAGCAGCCCCGGCCCCATCTACGAGCCCGAGAGCACGCGCCGCGACTACTGGCGCATGGCGCGCGCCTTGTACGCCGCCGGCTTCCGCGCGGGCGAGCTGGCCCACAACAGCTTCAGCTACCACTTCGTGCCGGCCGGCTCGATGATGGAAAACGGCGCCCACGCACTCGGCTGCACGGTGTTTCCGGGCGGTACCGGCCAGACCGAGCAGCAGGTGCAGGCCATGGCCGAGCTGCGCCCCGCGGGCTACATCGGCACGCCGAGCTTTCTCAAGCTGATTCTCGAAAAGGCGGCCGAACTGCAGCAGCCCCTGCCCAGCGTGACCAAGGCGCTCCTGTCGGCCGAGGCCTTTCCGCCGTCGCTGCGCGACTGGTTTGCCGAGCGCGGCATTGCCGGCTACCAGTGCTACGGCACGGCCGACCTGGGCCTGATCGCCTATGAAACCGAGGCGCGCGAAGGCCTGGTGCTGGACGAGGACGTGATCGTCGAGATCGTGCGCCCCGGCACCGGCGACCCGGTGCCCGAAGGCGAAGTGGGCGAACTCGTGGTGACCACGCTCAACCCCGACTACCCGCTGATCCGCTTTGGCACCGGCGACCTCTCGGCCGTGCTGCCGGGCCAGTGCCCGAGCGGCCGCACCAACACCCGCATCAAGGGCTGGATGGGCCGCGCCGACCAGACCACCAAGGTGCGCGGCATGTTCGTGCATCCCGCCCAGATCGCCGCCATCACACGCCGGTTTCCGCAAGTGCTGCGGGCCCGTCTGGTGGTCAGCGGCGAAATGGCCAGCGACCAGATGGTGCTGCAGGTCGAGACGCATGAAACCGCCGAGGGTTTTGCGCGCCAGCTCGCCGAGGTGGTGCGCGAAGTGACGAAGCTGCGCAGCGAAGTGCAAATGGTGGCCCCAGGCACCCTGCCCAACGATGGCCGGGTGATTGAAGACGCACGCAGCTATCGCTGA
- a CDS encoding ABC transporter ATP-binding protein, translated as MDSNSNIVLNVNGIEVIYNHVILVLKGVSLQVPQGSIVAILGGNGAGKTTTLRAISNLLKGERGEVTKGTIELRGERIENLSPADLVQRGVVQVMEGRHCFAHLTIEENLMTGSYTRTSKAEIAANLEKVYNYFPRLKTRRSSQAAYTSGGEQQMCAIGRALMANPSVVLLDEPSMGLAPQIVEEVFNIVKDLNTKEKVTFLLAEQNTNMALKYADYGYIMESGRVVMDGAASDLANNEDVKEFYLGVGGGERKSFKDVKSYKRRKRWLA; from the coding sequence ATGGACTCCAACAGCAATATTGTTCTCAACGTCAACGGCATCGAGGTCATCTACAACCACGTGATCCTGGTGCTCAAGGGTGTCTCGCTGCAGGTGCCGCAGGGCAGCATCGTGGCCATCCTGGGTGGCAATGGCGCGGGCAAGACGACCACGCTGCGCGCCATCTCCAACCTGCTCAAGGGCGAGCGGGGCGAGGTGACCAAGGGCACCATCGAGCTGCGTGGCGAGCGCATCGAAAACCTCTCGCCAGCCGACCTGGTTCAGCGTGGCGTGGTGCAGGTGATGGAGGGACGCCACTGCTTCGCCCACCTGACCATCGAGGAGAACCTGATGACGGGCTCCTACACCCGCACCAGCAAGGCCGAGATCGCGGCCAACCTGGAGAAGGTCTACAACTATTTTCCGCGCCTGAAAACGCGCCGCAGCTCGCAGGCGGCCTATACCTCGGGCGGTGAGCAGCAGATGTGCGCCATCGGTCGCGCGCTCATGGCCAACCCCAGCGTGGTGCTGCTCGACGAGCCGTCCATGGGGCTGGCGCCCCAGATCGTGGAAGAGGTGTTCAACATCGTCAAAGACCTGAACACCAAGGAGAAGGTCACCTTCCTGCTGGCCGAGCAGAACACCAACATGGCCCTCAAATATGCCGACTACGGCTACATCATGGAAAGCGGCCGCGTGGTGATGGATGGCGCCGCCTCCGATCTGGCCAACAACGAAGACGTGAAAGAGTTCTACCTCGGCGTGGGCGGCGGCGAACGCAAAAGCTTCAAGGACGTCAAGAGCTACAAGCGCCGCAAGCGCTGGTTGGCGTGA
- a CDS encoding ABC transporter substrate-binding protein, which produces MKLSKLVIAAAVVAAGASSMTTSAFAQAKEQFFPLLSYRTGPYAPNGVPWANGKQDYIKMINARDGGINGVKLTFEECETGYATDRGVECYERLKGKPGVSLFDPQATGITFALTEKAPVDKIPLMTLGYGLSVAQDGQAFKWNFPFMGSYWTGADILIQHIGKTAGGLDKLKGKKIALVYHDSPFGKEPIPLLQERARMHGFELQMLPVTAPGVEQKATWLQVRQSRPDYVLLWGWGVMNSTALKEAQATGFPRDKLYGVWWAGAEPDVRDVGEGAKGYHALALNGYGTQSKVIQDILKNVHDKGQGTGPKDEVGSVLYTRGVIIQMLAVEAVRRAQERFGKGKVMTGEQVRWGMENLALDQKKLDALGFKDLMRPLSTSCADHMGSTWARVHTWDGKKFNFSSDWYQADEQILKPMVKAGADKYLADKKMTRRDAADCQS; this is translated from the coding sequence ATGAAGCTTTCGAAACTCGTGATCGCCGCTGCCGTGGTCGCTGCAGGTGCGTCGTCCATGACGACCAGCGCCTTCGCGCAAGCCAAGGAGCAGTTCTTCCCGCTGCTGTCGTACCGCACCGGCCCCTACGCACCCAACGGCGTGCCATGGGCCAACGGCAAGCAGGACTACATCAAGATGATCAATGCGCGCGACGGCGGCATCAACGGCGTCAAGCTCACCTTTGAAGAATGCGAAACCGGCTATGCCACCGACCGCGGCGTGGAATGCTATGAGCGCCTGAAGGGCAAGCCCGGCGTGTCGCTGTTCGACCCCCAGGCCACTGGTATCACCTTCGCGCTGACCGAAAAGGCACCCGTGGACAAAATCCCGCTGATGACGCTGGGCTACGGCCTGTCGGTGGCGCAGGACGGCCAGGCCTTCAAGTGGAACTTCCCCTTCATGGGCAGCTACTGGACCGGTGCCGACATCCTGATCCAGCATATCGGCAAGACCGCGGGCGGCCTGGACAAGCTCAAGGGCAAGAAGATTGCGCTGGTCTACCACGACAGCCCGTTCGGCAAGGAGCCCATCCCGCTGCTGCAGGAACGCGCCAGGATGCACGGTTTTGAGCTGCAGATGCTGCCGGTGACCGCGCCCGGGGTGGAGCAAAAGGCTACCTGGCTGCAGGTGCGTCAGAGCCGCCCTGACTATGTGCTGCTGTGGGGCTGGGGGGTGATGAACTCCACCGCCTTGAAGGAAGCGCAAGCCACGGGCTTCCCGCGCGACAAGCTGTATGGCGTGTGGTGGGCCGGTGCCGAGCCCGATGTGCGCGACGTAGGCGAAGGCGCCAAGGGGTACCACGCCCTGGCGCTCAACGGCTACGGTACGCAATCGAAGGTCATCCAGGACATCCTCAAGAACGTGCACGACAAAGGCCAGGGCACGGGCCCCAAGGATGAAGTGGGCTCGGTGCTGTACACGCGCGGCGTGATCATCCAGATGCTGGCCGTCGAAGCCGTGCGCCGTGCCCAGGAGCGCTTTGGCAAGGGCAAGGTCATGACCGGCGAGCAGGTGCGCTGGGGCATGGAAAACCTGGCACTCGACCAGAAGAAACTGGATGCACTGGGCTTCAAGGACCTGATGCGTCCGCTGTCCACCAGCTGCGCCGACCACATGGGCTCCACCTGGGCACGGGTGCACACCTGGGATGGCAAGAAGTTCAACTTCTCGTCCGACTGGTACCAGGCCGATGAGCAGATCTTGAAGCCCATGGTCAAGGCCGGTGCCGACAAGTACTTGGCCGACAAGAAGATGACGCGCCGCGATGCGGCGGACTGCCAGTCTTGA
- a CDS encoding branched-chain amino acid ABC transporter permease — MLYRENGQFKTSYRADQAIFPIAQDRIAIALMLAVAFLVVPMLASDYIFRAILIPFVIMALAALGVNILVGYCGQISLGSGAFMAVGAYGAYNFFVRIPGLPLIPALILGGLCATFFGILFGLPSLRVKGLYLAVATLAAQFFSDWMFLRIKWFTNNSDSGSVSVNNLQVFGMPIESATSKYIFCLAVLVVVALLAKNLVRGSVGREWMAIRDMDVAAAVIGIRPMYAKLSAFAVSSFIIGMAGALWAFVHLGAWEPAAFSVEVSFRLLFMVIIGGLGSIMGGFFGAAFIVVLPIVLNQFLPALVGMFGIEISTAGVSHAELMIFGALIVWFLIVEPHGLAKLWSTAKQKLRLWPFPH; from the coding sequence ATGCTCTACCGCGAAAACGGCCAGTTCAAGACCAGCTACCGGGCCGACCAGGCCATCTTCCCCATCGCGCAAGACCGCATTGCCATCGCCCTCATGCTCGCCGTGGCGTTTCTGGTGGTGCCCATGCTGGCCAGCGACTACATTTTCCGCGCCATCCTGATTCCCTTCGTCATCATGGCGCTGGCGGCCCTGGGCGTGAACATCCTGGTGGGGTATTGCGGGCAGATCTCGCTGGGCTCTGGCGCCTTCATGGCAGTGGGCGCCTATGGGGCCTACAACTTCTTCGTGCGCATCCCGGGCCTGCCCCTCATTCCCGCGCTGATTCTGGGCGGCCTGTGCGCCACGTTCTTCGGCATCCTTTTCGGGCTGCCCAGCCTGCGGGTGAAGGGCCTTTATCTGGCTGTGGCCACGCTGGCGGCGCAGTTCTTCAGCGACTGGATGTTTCTGCGCATCAAGTGGTTTACCAACAATTCCGATTCGGGCTCGGTGTCGGTGAACAACCTGCAGGTGTTCGGCATGCCCATCGAAAGCGCCACCAGCAAATACATCTTTTGTCTGGCGGTTCTGGTGGTCGTCGCCCTGCTGGCCAAGAATCTGGTGCGCGGCTCAGTAGGCCGCGAATGGATGGCCATCCGCGACATGGACGTGGCCGCTGCCGTGATCGGTATCCGTCCCATGTACGCCAAGCTCAGTGCGTTTGCCGTGAGTTCCTTCATCATCGGCATGGCCGGCGCCCTGTGGGCCTTTGTGCACCTGGGCGCCTGGGAGCCGGCGGCATTTTCCGTCGAAGTATCTTTCCGGTTGCTGTTCATGGTGATCATTGGCGGCCTCGGTTCCATCATGGGCGGCTTTTTTGGCGCGGCCTTCATCGTGGTGCTGCCCATCGTGCTCAACCAGTTCCTGCCTGCCCTGGTTGGCATGTTTGGCATCGAGATCTCCACCGCCGGGGTGTCGCACGCCGAACTGATGATTTTTGGTGCCCTCATCGTCTGGTTCCTGATCGTGGAGCCCCACGGCCTGGCCAAGCTGTGGTCCACGGCCAAACAGAAACTGCGGCTGTGGCCCTTCCCGCACTGA
- a CDS encoding branched-chain amino acid ABC transporter permease, with protein MAFFLETLIGGLMAGMLYSLVALGFVLIYKASGVFNFAQGAMVLFAALAMARFAEWVPAWTGIDNAIATTLIAFVIAGTCMFLVAWLIEKLVLRHLVNQEGATLLMATLGITYFLEGLGQTLFGSDIYKIDIGMPKEPIFVFDSIFEGGILVNKEDIIAAAIAAGLVVLLSVFFQKTSTGRALRAVADDHQAAQSIGIPLNRIWVIVWCVAGVVALVAGMIWGSKLGVQFSLTTVALRALPVVILGGLTSVPGAIIGGLIIGVGEKLSEVYLGPYVGGGIEIWFAYVLALVFLLFRPQGLFGEKIIDRV; from the coding sequence ATGGCATTCTTTCTTGAAACCCTCATAGGCGGCCTCATGGCCGGCATGCTGTATTCGCTGGTGGCGCTGGGCTTCGTGCTGATCTACAAGGCCTCCGGTGTCTTCAACTTTGCGCAAGGGGCCATGGTGCTGTTTGCGGCACTGGCCATGGCCCGTTTTGCCGAATGGGTTCCCGCCTGGACCGGCATCGACAACGCGATAGCGACCACCCTGATCGCCTTCGTGATCGCAGGCACCTGCATGTTCCTGGTGGCCTGGCTGATCGAGAAGCTGGTGCTGCGCCACCTGGTGAACCAGGAGGGCGCCACCCTGCTGATGGCCACGCTGGGCATCACCTACTTCCTTGAAGGCCTGGGGCAGACCCTGTTTGGCAGCGACATCTACAAGATCGACATCGGCATGCCCAAGGAACCCATCTTCGTGTTCGATTCGATTTTTGAAGGTGGCATTCTGGTGAACAAGGAAGACATCATTGCCGCCGCCATTGCGGCCGGTCTGGTGGTGCTGCTCAGTGTTTTCTTTCAGAAGACCTCCACGGGCCGCGCCCTGCGCGCCGTGGCTGACGACCACCAGGCGGCGCAATCCATCGGCATTCCACTCAACCGCATCTGGGTGATCGTGTGGTGCGTGGCAGGCGTGGTGGCGCTGGTGGCCGGAATGATCTGGGGCAGCAAGCTTGGCGTGCAGTTTTCGCTCACCACGGTGGCGCTGCGCGCCTTGCCGGTGGTGATCCTGGGCGGCCTGACCTCGGTGCCCGGCGCCATCATCGGCGGACTGATCATCGGCGTGGGCGAGAAGCTCTCGGAGGTGTATCTGGGCCCCTACGTCGGTGGTGGCATCGAGATCTGGTTTGCCTATGTGCTGGCGCTTGTGTTCCTGCTGTTCAGGCCGCAGGGGTTGTTTGGCGAAAAAATCATTGATCGCGTGTGA